One genomic window of Planctomycetaceae bacterium includes the following:
- a CDS encoding Na+/H+ antiporter NhaA, which translates to MKRTVERLQEFSAPLILGVIVAVIWANLSPNSYYAAVHAPFHQFGDWLSMGNSVTEMHAHGWAHYFTLHFLINDIFMVVFFGIAAKEITEACLPEGALNPVSKAINPLFGTVGGVLGPICVFLTLNAVVGKPEWIKGWGVPTATDIALAWLVIRCLFGKTHPAVSFLLLLAVADDAIGLGIIAIGYPDPAHPTEWANLIWLIPGMATAWGLRMKGVRNWVPYVVIGGALCWWGLYSAHLHPALALVFIVPFLPAPTHDEGLFVDAERDATHGHSPLENFEHDMKRLVDFGLFFFALANAGVGFSEVNGLSWMILGALIVGKTAGITLFSGVAAAIGFPLPKGMTMAHLLVTSVVAGLGLTVALFVCGQAFPDPSMQGAAKMGAVFSVAAAVVAFGLKAFLRFEKAAEKLIDEARPSSSVTAN; encoded by the coding sequence ATGAAACGCACCGTAGAACGACTCCAGGAATTTTCCGCACCCCTCATTCTGGGCGTCATCGTCGCTGTAATCTGGGCGAATCTGAGCCCCAACAGCTACTACGCTGCCGTCCACGCCCCATTCCACCAGTTTGGCGACTGGCTCTCGATGGGAAACAGCGTGACCGAAATGCATGCTCACGGCTGGGCTCATTACTTCACGCTGCACTTCCTGATCAACGACATTTTCATGGTGGTCTTCTTCGGCATCGCCGCGAAGGAAATCACAGAAGCCTGCCTTCCCGAAGGTGCGCTGAATCCGGTGTCGAAGGCCATCAACCCGCTGTTTGGAACAGTTGGCGGCGTACTGGGACCGATCTGTGTGTTCCTTACGCTGAACGCCGTGGTCGGCAAACCGGAGTGGATCAAGGGCTGGGGAGTTCCCACCGCAACAGATATCGCACTGGCGTGGCTGGTGATTCGCTGTCTGTTTGGAAAGACTCATCCCGCGGTCAGTTTTCTGCTGCTGCTGGCAGTGGCTGATGACGCGATCGGGCTGGGAATCATCGCCATCGGCTACCCCGACCCGGCACATCCGACCGAATGGGCAAACCTGATTTGGCTGATCCCGGGAATGGCGACTGCCTGGGGACTGAGAATGAAGGGCGTTCGAAACTGGGTTCCGTATGTCGTCATCGGCGGAGCTCTGTGCTGGTGGGGACTTTACAGCGCTCACCTGCATCCGGCCCTGGCGCTTGTCTTCATCGTTCCGTTCCTGCCGGCACCGACTCACGACGAAGGTCTGTTCGTGGACGCCGAGCGTGACGCGACACATGGTCACTCGCCGCTGGAAAACTTCGAACACGATATGAAGCGGCTGGTCGACTTCGGGCTGTTCTTCTTCGCACTGGCCAATGCCGGCGTCGGATTTTCAGAAGTGAATGGTCTGAGCTGGATGATTCTGGGAGCCCTGATTGTCGGCAAGACGGCGGGAATCACATTGTTTTCGGGCGTTGCCGCGGCAATCGGATTTCCACTGCCGAAGGGCATGACGATGGCCCACCTGCTGGTCACCAGCGTGGTTGCGGGCCTTGGCCTGACGGTGGCTCTGTTCGTCTGCGGGCAGGCGTTTCCGGATCCGTCGATGCAGGGAGCCGCAAAAATGGGAGCTGTGTTTTCCGTCGCGGCCGCCGTGGTTGCTTTTGGCCTGAAGGCGTTTCTGCGGTTCGAAAAAGCTGCGGAAAAGCTGATCGACGAAGCGCGACCTTCGTCCTCAGTCACAGCAAACTGA
- a CDS encoding type I 3-dehydroquinate dehydratase, with protein sequence MICISVSPSSRTLAPVDLLNASRKCDLIELCLDQFIKTPDVAELLRSVDKPVLVSCRRQRDGGHWRHSEEQRLQLLRNSIVAGPAYIELELDVADKVPRFGNTRRVISYTSLNRPPAKIDDVFEKCWNAKADVVKFTWPTDDLDAAWPLLAAVTQKRELPVVGQGIGPSGLTFSLLSRKYGSPWIYAALEKGMETWPGQPTVWELEEEYRWNEIGRGTRFLGIIGMGAAENTSTRILNFSFQELGRRIRCLPLIPGKSDRLKKMLQVMKINGLIVDPMCSAHLDDFAEPGDEVARKSGYMDLFMEKSSGWKGVATLLSALETVIHNQREDLLRMNGRAVTVIGSGPLGMAAAVWAASKNAAVSIAAPSDNAATSAARHCGVRHLPWSAVHGVRTEILILAGCEIRCGTDRRELNPSLIREGMTVVDLTRYPNESAFADEAAARGAHYPSPPRIFAEQLQLQFRTLTGLDLPPGAFEKGLGPR encoded by the coding sequence ATGATCTGTATTTCCGTTTCACCGTCGTCCCGCACGCTTGCTCCCGTGGATTTGCTGAACGCTTCCCGCAAGTGCGATTTGATTGAACTCTGCCTGGACCAGTTCATCAAGACTCCGGACGTTGCCGAACTGCTCCGGAGCGTCGACAAACCGGTGTTGGTTTCGTGTCGTCGACAGCGTGACGGCGGCCACTGGCGGCACAGCGAAGAACAGCGGCTGCAATTGCTGCGCAACTCCATCGTCGCCGGTCCGGCCTACATCGAACTGGAATTGGATGTGGCTGACAAGGTGCCGCGTTTCGGCAATACCAGGCGAGTGATCAGCTATACAAGTCTGAATCGGCCACCGGCGAAGATCGATGATGTCTTCGAAAAGTGCTGGAACGCGAAAGCTGACGTGGTCAAGTTCACCTGGCCAACAGACGATCTCGACGCCGCGTGGCCGTTGCTGGCGGCGGTGACTCAGAAACGCGAACTGCCGGTCGTCGGACAGGGAATCGGACCGTCCGGACTGACGTTTTCACTGCTGAGCCGGAAGTACGGATCTCCGTGGATTTACGCGGCGCTGGAAAAGGGCATGGAAACCTGGCCCGGCCAGCCGACGGTCTGGGAACTGGAAGAAGAATATCGGTGGAACGAAATCGGCAGGGGCACCCGGTTCCTGGGCATCATCGGGATGGGTGCCGCCGAAAACACGTCCACGCGTATCCTGAATTTCTCGTTCCAGGAACTTGGCAGGCGCATCCGGTGCCTGCCGCTGATACCGGGCAAGTCTGATCGGCTGAAGAAGATGCTGCAGGTGATGAAGATCAACGGACTGATTGTCGATCCGATGTGTTCAGCACACCTCGACGATTTCGCTGAACCCGGCGACGAGGTTGCCCGAAAGTCCGGTTACATGGATCTGTTCATGGAGAAGAGCAGCGGCTGGAAGGGCGTCGCCACACTGTTATCAGCGCTGGAAACTGTCATTCACAACCAGCGGGAAGATCTGTTGCGAATGAACGGCCGCGCCGTCACGGTGATTGGCAGTGGTCCTCTGGGAATGGCGGCCGCCGTCTGGGCGGCATCAAAGAACGCCGCCGTCAGCATTGCCGCTCCTTCTGATAACGCGGCAACGTCCGCCGCCAGACACTGCGGGGTACGACACCTGCCGTGGAGTGCCGTTCACGGAGTACGGACGGAAATCCTGATTCTGGCGGGTTGTGAAATTCGCTGTGGCACGGATCGCCGCGAATTGAATCCGTCGCTCATCCGTGAAGGCATGACGGTTGTCGATCTGACCCGGTATCCCAACGAATCAGCGTTCGCCGACGAGGCAGCCGCTCGGGGAGCACACTATCCTTCGCCGCCGCGAATCTTTGCCGAACAGCTTCAACTTCAGTTCCGAACACTGACCGGGCTCGACTTGCCGCCGGGAGCGTTCGAAAAGGGACTTGGCCCGCGATAG
- a CDS encoding SDR family oxidoreductase, which translates to MDFLQLQGKNVLVLGVANRKSVAWHTAELLLEAGANVLFGVRSEQRAEAVKKLAPDSHVFVCDVERQADIDRMAKDVSGAVDVLHGIVHSIAFADYSAGWLPFHETPRDAFLQAVNVSCFSLIAICNALKSVLDPNTGSVVTISISTTRMAAENYGFMAPVKAALDSSICFLAKSFSKFSKVRFNAACPGLLKTSASAGIPGYVDSYLFAEKATLRKQAVRTEEVASTVVFLLSPRSAGINSQGIVIDAGMSTNYFDDELIREGG; encoded by the coding sequence ATGGACTTTCTGCAGCTTCAGGGAAAGAACGTCCTGGTCCTGGGCGTGGCCAACCGGAAAAGCGTCGCATGGCACACGGCGGAACTGCTGCTGGAAGCAGGCGCCAACGTCTTGTTTGGAGTCCGATCGGAACAGCGCGCGGAAGCAGTGAAAAAGCTCGCTCCCGATTCCCACGTTTTTGTCTGCGATGTCGAACGACAGGCCGATATTGACCGAATGGCGAAAGATGTCAGCGGCGCGGTGGACGTGCTGCACGGAATCGTGCATTCGATTGCCTTTGCCGACTATTCCGCCGGATGGCTGCCGTTCCACGAAACTCCGCGCGATGCCTTTCTTCAGGCGGTCAATGTGTCGTGCTTTTCACTGATTGCCATCTGCAACGCGCTGAAGTCGGTGCTCGATCCGAACACCGGCAGCGTCGTCACAATTTCCATTTCGACAACTCGAATGGCGGCGGAGAATTATGGATTCATGGCTCCGGTCAAGGCGGCTCTGGATTCCTCGATCTGCTTCCTGGCCAAGTCGTTTTCGAAGTTTTCGAAGGTTCGCTTCAATGCAGCCTGTCCGGGACTGTTGAAGACTTCGGCGTCCGCCGGCATTCCCGGCTACGTCGATAGTTACCTGTTCGCTGAAAAGGCGACGCTGCGAAAACAGGCCGTCCGGACCGAAGAAGTGGCGTCGACAGTTGTGTTCCTGTTGAGTCCCCGATCCGCTGGTATCAACTCCCAGGGCATCGTGATCGACGCCGGCATGAGTACGAACTACTTTGATGACGAACTCATCCGAGAAGGCGGCTGA
- a CDS encoding secondary thiamine-phosphate synthase enzyme YjbQ produces MKSLTKELWMNVPERRAIVSIHEDVASLVQESGVREGLVLVNAMHITASVFINDNESGLHRDYDRWLEELAPFDPSPERYHHNRTGEDNADAHHKRQIMGREVVVAITEGKLHLGPWEHIFYYEFDGRRRKRVLVKIIGE; encoded by the coding sequence ATGAAAAGTCTGACCAAAGAACTCTGGATGAACGTCCCCGAACGCCGCGCGATTGTCTCCATTCACGAAGACGTCGCATCTCTGGTTCAGGAAAGCGGTGTCCGGGAAGGGCTGGTTCTGGTCAACGCGATGCACATTACGGCATCGGTCTTCATCAACGACAACGAATCCGGGCTGCATCGTGACTACGACAGGTGGCTGGAGGAACTGGCTCCGTTCGACCCGTCGCCGGAGCGGTATCACCACAATCGCACGGGCGAAGACAACGCCGACGCTCACCACAAGCGGCAAATCATGGGTCGGGAGGTTGTCGTTGCAATTACCGAAGGAAAGCTGCATCTGGGACCATGGGAACACATCTTTTACTACGAATTCGATGGCCGGCGCCGGAAACGTGTGCTGGTCAAAATCATCGGCGAGTAG
- a CDS encoding glycosyltransferase family 39 protein: protein MTNSSEKAADDRTAGNLKRVPVPLAVLLVAALLLRIAAVMALGDDLRTDPDGYVGLAQSVAAGSGLSVPGSDRATAFRPPLLPLMIAVGIRIGLSGVAAVVLLNIAAGVITVAATWMLGRTLQLNGRWIFAAAAVPVFDPLLLRYTAIPMTEVPSAALATIAVWLFVRYQQSHEMKDGAGSGVAFGLAALCRPVLLVTGVLLAVIGATSRWRRWRITNGRFFRMILLSTVPAAAMAVTVAPWIVRNEVVFGKSIPATTHGGYTLLLGNNSVFFREVVDAPGQPVWSGQSLSEWQQDMNHQMTNDGVAPGDEIAADRWMYARAREEIHAQPGVFLKACLLRWKRFWGLSPATGSHGVPIDLAVGTWYAVLWIGLLGSLIPRGVRQRTDCIWLLWTAILSFLLLHTFYWTDTRMRAPLTGVLAVLAIVGYQNWLRLSSRLRRTTELSS, encoded by the coding sequence ATGACGAACTCATCCGAGAAGGCGGCTGACGACCGCACTGCCGGAAATCTGAAGCGAGTACCGGTGCCGCTGGCCGTCCTGCTGGTCGCGGCACTGTTGCTGCGCATCGCAGCCGTGATGGCGCTTGGCGACGACCTGCGGACCGATCCGGACGGCTATGTCGGCCTGGCTCAAAGCGTCGCCGCCGGTTCAGGCCTTTCGGTGCCGGGTTCTGATCGTGCAACCGCGTTCCGACCACCGCTGTTGCCTTTGATGATTGCCGTGGGAATTCGGATCGGTTTGTCCGGCGTCGCTGCGGTCGTTTTGCTGAACATCGCCGCGGGCGTGATCACCGTTGCCGCCACCTGGATGCTCGGCAGAACTCTGCAACTGAACGGCCGGTGGATTTTCGCTGCGGCCGCGGTTCCCGTCTTCGACCCCCTTCTTCTGCGCTACACGGCAATTCCAATGACGGAAGTTCCAAGCGCCGCCCTGGCAACGATCGCCGTCTGGCTGTTCGTCCGATATCAGCAGTCTCACGAAATGAAGGATGGTGCTGGATCCGGAGTCGCCTTTGGTCTCGCTGCGCTTTGTCGTCCGGTCCTGCTGGTCACGGGAGTACTGCTGGCAGTCATCGGCGCGACAAGCCGGTGGCGACGCTGGCGAATCACGAATGGACGGTTTTTTCGAATGATCCTGCTGTCGACAGTGCCGGCTGCGGCCATGGCGGTCACAGTCGCTCCGTGGATCGTCCGAAACGAAGTCGTGTTCGGCAAATCTATCCCGGCAACAACGCACGGAGGCTACACACTGCTGCTGGGCAACAATTCTGTGTTCTTCCGCGAAGTGGTTGATGCCCCCGGCCAGCCGGTCTGGTCAGGTCAGAGCCTCTCTGAATGGCAGCAGGACATGAATCATCAGATGACGAATGATGGCGTCGCGCCTGGTGACGAAATCGCCGCCGATCGGTGGATGTATGCACGTGCGCGCGAGGAAATCCATGCTCAACCCGGCGTCTTCCTTAAGGCCTGCCTTCTGCGATGGAAGCGATTCTGGGGGCTCAGTCCCGCCACCGGCAGCCACGGCGTTCCAATCGATCTGGCTGTCGGCACGTGGTACGCTGTCCTGTGGATCGGACTCCTGGGCAGTCTGATTCCGCGCGGAGTCCGGCAGCGCACGGATTGCATTTGGCTGCTGTGGACCGCCATACTCTCCTTCCTGCTGCTGCACACGTTTTATTGGACCGACACCCGGATGCGAGCGCCGCTGACAGGCGTGCTGGCCGTTCTGGCGATCGTCGGCTATCAGAATTGGCTGCGGCTGTCTTCACGCCTGAGGCGTACGACGGAGCTCAGTTCATGA
- a CDS encoding DUF309 domain-containing protein, producing MTPADAECARLLPSVPLPEYAFYPGSGLPHPIRDPKGHSYGRKHAAGNGPKALSNENWSDNRNFLLAIDFFNLGFYWEAHEEWERLWRVSGADTTVGRFLKGLIKLSAAGVKVRERSIHGVRRHAASAGEMFADVAAEADTDSFCGLDFTRLQFAADRAAQLAYKKDHAPGLAVRVFPFLLKPVSMAASS from the coding sequence ATGACACCGGCTGACGCGGAATGTGCTCGTCTGCTTCCGTCCGTTCCACTTCCCGAATATGCCTTCTATCCCGGGTCGGGACTTCCGCACCCGATTCGAGATCCCAAGGGTCACAGTTACGGTCGCAAACATGCGGCAGGCAACGGTCCCAAGGCGCTCAGCAACGAAAACTGGTCTGACAACCGCAACTTTCTGCTCGCAATCGACTTCTTCAACCTGGGCTTCTATTGGGAGGCCCATGAAGAGTGGGAACGGCTGTGGCGAGTGTCCGGAGCGGATACCACGGTTGGAAGGTTCCTGAAGGGACTAATCAAGCTTTCCGCCGCCGGCGTGAAAGTCCGGGAACGCAGTATTCACGGTGTTCGGCGTCACGCGGCTTCGGCCGGCGAAATGTTTGCTGACGTCGCTGCCGAGGCGGATACCGACAGCTTTTGCGGGCTGGACTTTACGCGTCTGCAGTTCGCGGCCGACCGCGCGGCTCAACTGGCCTACAAGAAAGATCATGCACCGGGGCTGGCCGTTCGTGTGTTTCCGTTCCTGCTGAAGCCGGTCAGCATGGCCGCCAGTTCCTGA
- the purD gene encoding phosphoribosylamine--glycine ligase yields MKILVIGQGGREHALVWKLSQSRNVERVYCAPGNAGTSQDGENVSIAADDISRLLSFAKQNSIDLTVVGPEAPLVAGIVDEFRSAGLRIFGPSKAAAQLEGSKSFCKEIMKKAGIPTAAFKAFTSLQPALSYLDSVEHDLPLVVKADGLAAGKGVYVCRNRREAIDAATSMLKHDEFGTAGRKIVIEECLEGQEASILAIIDGDTIIPLETSQDHKRALDGDRGPNTGGMGAYSPAPSVTEPMMDEIVTRILIPTVSAMKNRGCPFSGILYAGLMLTHQGPKVLEYNVRFGDPEAQPVLMRLKSDLAQVLSLAADGRLAELEGLDWDPRPAVCVVMASEGYPGDYEKGREISGIDEADAMPDVKVFHAGTVEKDSRILNAGGRVLGVTATGATIADAKVAAYAAVEQIHWAGGWCRSDISDKA; encoded by the coding sequence ATGAAGATTCTCGTCATTGGTCAGGGTGGCCGCGAACACGCTCTGGTCTGGAAGCTTTCTCAGTCGCGCAACGTGGAACGCGTGTACTGCGCACCAGGCAACGCCGGAACGTCACAGGATGGCGAAAACGTCAGTATTGCGGCCGACGACATCAGCCGTCTGCTGAGTTTCGCGAAACAGAACTCCATCGACCTGACGGTTGTCGGCCCGGAGGCTCCGCTTGTGGCCGGCATCGTGGACGAATTCCGCAGCGCGGGGCTTCGCATCTTCGGACCGTCGAAAGCCGCCGCGCAGCTGGAAGGCAGCAAGTCGTTCTGCAAGGAGATCATGAAGAAGGCCGGAATCCCGACAGCCGCGTTCAAAGCGTTTACAAGTCTGCAGCCGGCGCTCAGTTATCTGGATTCCGTCGAACACGACTTGCCGCTGGTTGTGAAAGCGGACGGGCTGGCTGCCGGCAAGGGGGTCTATGTCTGCCGCAACCGACGCGAAGCGATCGACGCCGCGACGTCGATGCTGAAGCACGACGAATTCGGTACCGCGGGGCGAAAGATCGTGATCGAAGAATGCCTGGAAGGTCAGGAAGCCAGCATTCTGGCCATCATCGATGGCGACACGATCATTCCTCTGGAAACTTCCCAGGATCACAAACGAGCACTGGACGGCGATCGAGGCCCCAATACAGGCGGCATGGGAGCCTACAGCCCGGCTCCATCGGTCACCGAGCCCATGATGGACGAGATCGTTACGCGCATCCTGATTCCAACAGTCAGCGCGATGAAGAACCGCGGCTGTCCGTTTTCCGGCATCCTGTACGCCGGCCTGATGCTGACGCACCAGGGGCCGAAAGTGCTTGAATACAACGTTCGCTTCGGAGATCCGGAAGCACAACCCGTGCTGATGCGACTGAAGTCCGATCTGGCGCAGGTGCTTTCTCTGGCGGCCGATGGTCGGCTTGCGGAACTGGAAGGCCTGGACTGGGATCCTCGTCCGGCTGTGTGCGTGGTCATGGCATCAGAAGGCTATCCGGGAGACTACGAAAAGGGCCGCGAGATCTCCGGCATTGACGAAGCGGACGCCATGCCCGATGTGAAAGTGTTTCACGCCGGAACCGTCGAAAAGGACAGTCGAATTCTGAACGCCGGCGGGCGTGTTTTGGGTGTCACGGCGACCGGAGCAACCATCGCGGATGCCAAAGTTGCCGCCTACGCCGCAGTCGAACAAATTCACTGGGCGGGCGGCTGGTGTCGCTCAGATATCTCGGACAAGGCATGA
- a CDS encoding division/cell wall cluster transcriptional repressor MraZ: MFITGEVRRTIDERHRLTLPADFAEAVADEIGDVILAKERSGCVSLWRRDEWQRRLDSGVSLLRQKIESGRMEQRWGDVQRLGRLLSTRHQQVSLAKRSRLLIPEGFRQFLGVDAGKEVVIVGAVICVEIWHPDRWMDVLKDEMPEFGELFKTLTQ; this comes from the coding sequence ATGTTCATCACCGGCGAAGTCAGACGAACGATCGACGAGCGACATCGCCTGACTCTTCCCGCCGACTTTGCGGAAGCAGTTGCAGATGAAATTGGCGACGTAATCCTCGCTAAGGAACGTTCCGGATGCGTCAGTTTGTGGCGGCGGGACGAATGGCAGCGACGACTGGACAGCGGCGTCAGTCTGCTGCGGCAGAAGATTGAATCCGGCCGCATGGAACAGCGGTGGGGAGACGTCCAGCGGCTCGGCCGGTTGCTGTCAACCCGCCATCAGCAGGTAAGCCTTGCAAAGCGGTCACGCCTTCTGATTCCTGAGGGATTTCGTCAGTTCTTGGGAGTGGATGCCGGAAAGGAAGTGGTGATTGTCGGGGCGGTGATCTGCGTTGAAATCTGGCACCCGGATCGGTGGATGGACGTGCTGAAGGATGAGATGCCCGAATTCGGAGAGCTGTTTAAGACGTTGACGCAATAG
- a CDS encoding 2-isopropylmalate synthase, whose product MSLETSDNLFQRLGRNVLDTIAQAVISHHKRSGAVLFSDTTLRDGEQMPGATLEPDDKLQIAQALEAAGVHSLDAGFPASSEADVEAIRKMIGVVKKPVLTALCRTVNADIDAADRALEGNPHHKRGVSLFCGTSPLHRQHKLRKSQTEVLKIISDSVSYASSKFRIVAFSPEDASRTEVDFLCRCYREAIDAGATTIGFPDTVGILTPRKAADFIRRIQDGVPNLNRALLAVHFHNDLGLAVANTLACIEEGANVVQCTVNGIGERAGNASLEEVVMTLAMHPDQYRRTFRVDTTKLAPLCHLVAELTGVVIPRMKPIGGQNIFATEAGIHQDGLLKNPDTYLPFRPEKVGAGGIQLVLGRHSGRRAVAHRLQDLGLAPTDNQVMSVVELIKQLPKGTVVDDDLLKQLATS is encoded by the coding sequence ATGTCATTGGAAACGTCTGACAACCTGTTTCAGCGGCTTGGCCGGAACGTGCTGGACACGATTGCTCAGGCGGTCATCAGTCATCACAAGCGCTCCGGAGCCGTGTTGTTCAGCGACACGACGCTTCGAGACGGTGAGCAGATGCCGGGAGCAACGCTGGAACCGGATGACAAGCTGCAAATCGCGCAGGCCCTGGAGGCGGCCGGAGTACACTCGCTGGACGCCGGGTTTCCGGCATCCAGTGAAGCGGATGTCGAAGCGATCCGGAAAATGATCGGCGTCGTGAAGAAGCCGGTGCTGACGGCTCTTTGCCGCACCGTCAATGCAGACATCGACGCAGCCGATCGGGCACTGGAAGGGAATCCGCACCACAAGCGCGGAGTCAGTTTGTTTTGCGGCACCAGTCCGCTGCACCGCCAGCACAAGCTGCGGAAGTCTCAGACGGAAGTCCTGAAGATCATTTCGGACAGCGTCAGCTATGCGTCGTCGAAATTCCGGATCGTTGCGTTCAGTCCGGAAGACGCCAGCCGCACGGAAGTCGATTTTCTGTGCCGGTGTTATCGCGAAGCCATCGACGCCGGAGCCACCACCATCGGGTTTCCTGACACGGTGGGGATTCTGACACCGAGGAAGGCCGCCGACTTCATTCGACGAATTCAGGATGGAGTGCCGAATCTGAACCGGGCACTGCTGGCCGTTCACTTCCACAACGACCTTGGCCTGGCGGTGGCGAATACACTGGCCTGCATTGAGGAAGGAGCAAACGTGGTGCAGTGTACGGTCAACGGCATCGGCGAACGCGCCGGCAACGCGTCGCTGGAAGAAGTCGTGATGACGCTGGCGATGCATCCGGATCAGTACCGGCGAACGTTCCGCGTCGACACAACAAAGCTGGCGCCGCTTTGCCATCTGGTGGCGGAATTGACAGGTGTCGTGATTCCTCGAATGAAGCCGATCGGCGGACAAAACATCTTTGCCACGGAAGCCGGTATTCACCAGGACGGCCTGTTGAAGAATCCCGATACGTACCTGCCGTTTCGGCCGGAAAAGGTCGGTGCCGGCGGTATTCAGCTCGTGCTGGGGCGGCACAGCGGACGTCGCGCTGTCGCCCATCGTTTGCAGGATCTCGGCCTGGCTCCGACGGACAATCAGGTGATGTCCGTCGTGGAACTCATCAAGCAGCTACCAAAGGGCACCGTCGTGGATGACGACCTGTTGAAGCAACTGGCGACATCATGA